A window of Octopus sinensis unplaced genomic scaffold, ASM634580v1 Contig07101, whole genome shotgun sequence contains these coding sequences:
- the LOC115227744 gene encoding glycogen phosphorylase, liver form-like produces the protein MSQSLFGFSIDPSTMFDVHIKPIQESKRYLLSCLHIITLYNRLKRVKAGLDDYTVVLRTVIIGGKAPPGCRIAKLIIKLICNVAVVVNSDPETNKDLRVFVLADYKISFAEKMVPAADLSEQLSLAGTEASGTGNMKFMVGQLIYCQLNGAVTLGTFDGPNVEMAEQVGMENIFIFGMKIHEVKENYSSGYFILIKGITNLLRLMSVKSIPRYPSFYDIRGSTRCSL, from the exons ATGAGCCAATCG TTGTTTGGATTCTCGATTGACCCCTCGACCATGTTTGATGTGCATATCAAACCAATTCAAGAAAGTAAACGATACCTTCTAAGCTGCCTTCACATAATAACGCTCTACAACCGCCTCAAACGGGTCAAGGCTGGTTTGGATGACTACACTGTCGTCCTCAGGACTGTCATAATTGGGGGAAAGGCTCCTCCCGGCTGTAGAATTGCAAAACTAATCATCAAATTGATATGCAATGTGGCTGTTGTGGTGAACAGTGATCCGGAGACCAATAAAGACCTGAGGGTGTTTGTCCTTGCGGATTATAAAATTTCGTTTGCAGAGAAAATGGTCCCTGCAGCTGATTTGAGTGAACAACTCTCACTCGCAGGAACTGAAGCGTCTGGAACTGGAAACATGAAATTTATGGTTGGTCAGTTGATTTATTGCCAGTTGAACGGGGCTGTCACTCTGGGGACGTTTGATGGGCCCAATGTAGAAATGGCCGAACAGGTTGggatggaaaatatatttatattcggaATGAAAATCCACGAAGTTAAGGAAAATTACTCTTCTGGGTATTTT ATTCTAATCAAAGGAATCACTAATCTCTTACGACTAATGAGTGTTAAAAGTATTCCTCGATATCCGTCCTTTTATGATATCCGTGGGAGTACTCGATGTTCCTTATAA